From the genome of Opisthocomus hoazin isolate bOpiHoa1 chromosome 4, bOpiHoa1.hap1, whole genome shotgun sequence:
ACATCAGTGGTAAGAAAGCGCCGGGGTTTTTGAACGCCACAGTCTCCGCAACAAGacggagggggggtgggggtgggggggtgggggggtggggaagggcatGGAAGCTGAGGGAAGACATCGTCCCCTTCCCGCTGCCCGTGCCCGACAGAGCCCACTGGGACTCAGTTTCTGGATACTGATCAGCCAAGAGATGTGACAAAACGCGGTCCGGGGGCCAGGCGGCTGGCTGCGGCTGGCTGCGGCGAGCCCTTCCCCGCTCTCAGGCCCAGGATCAGGCCCAGGCTCAGGCCTAGGCCGCCTGAGGGTGAAGGGCGGGCGCATGCGCCTTGCGCGGCCGCGAGCTGCCCCCGCCCCCCGGGTGGTCTCGCTGCTCGGATTGGCCAGCGGCGGCGCAGCGCCGCGCGCGCGCCCCTCTCCCGCCGCGCTGACTggctgcggggcggtgcggggatGCCGGGCCGACGGGCAGAGGTAGCGACGTGCGCGCCGCCGCTCGGCTGAGGGGAGCCCAGGAGCGGCGCCCGGGCGGGGGGTGGCGGTGGGGGGCCCGCTGCGCCGGGCCCGCTGCGCCCCTTACCCCCCTCCGTCCTGTCCGGCGGCCGCCCGGCTCTggggaggggcgggcgggccgTGCCCCGTaacggcggcggggggggggctcgtCACCCGAGAGGTgccggggggcagcggccggTGTGGATGAGAAGCCCGGGCCTTGGCTGAGCGGGCTGTGCGGCGCTCCGGGTGCGTTTGGGCCGGGCGTGGGTGGCGGGCGGTGTTAAGTGAGAGCCCCGCCGGTGCCCGTGGCGGTGGGGGAGGGGCTGCCGGCGGGCTGCTGAGCACGGGCCGGGGGTTGGGGCTAAGGCGTGGGTAGCTGGGGGGGCCGTGGGAAGGGGGCACCCGTTCGCTTGAACGTGGCAAATGGTTACCAGATGGCTGCTGATACGTTTGACGTTCAGAAAACTCTTTCCAGCCACCAAATTGGAAGGAGGTTGTGGAATAGTCtcccaggagaggcagagggaccAAAAGCCACAAATAAAACTTGATCAGGCTctgaaaatgtctgaaaaattTTCCTGTGCCCTGAGCAGCAGTCCTCAGCGTCCAGGCTTGGCTTATTTTCCTCTCCTATAAGATGCAATGTATCAGCTGCTCTATTTCGTCTTGTGCCATTCTTAATTAAATAGCCATTTGaagtcctcttcttcctcttccagaTGCATCCAGTCCTAAAGGCCTTTGTGTGTGGCTCCATCAGTGGGATTTGCTCCACACTCCTCTTCCAACCCCTTGACCTGCTGAAAACCCGTCTGCAaactctgcagcctgctgtgaatGGGTGAGAGAGTGGGGATGCGTGTGTATGGCAGTGTGGGGGTGCTCCGCTGTAGGCTTCTGCCTGATTTGCTGGCTGGGGCTTGGAGTTCAGGGTTGTAATTCGGATACTGAGAGTCCTTATGAAATAGGACGTATGTTTTTATAGCGTGGAGAAAGACTGATGTTTTGCTCCAGAAGAGAGAAGATGGCTGCTCTTGTGAATGCTGCTTTAATAACATGTAACCTCAGTGTTTGTCTGTACTCATCTTACAGACCTGTGTTTGCTGGAGTGGCTGTCATGTAGTTTCACGGGATGTCCTGTACCTGAAAAATCCTGTGCAGTTGTCGTACAATTTTTCCATGTGTGCAGCTGCTTccgttttcatagaatcatagaatcatagaaagttttgggttggaagggacccctagaggtcatctagtccaacccccctgcagcgagcagggacaccgctaactagatcaggttgctcagagccttgtccaacctggtcttgaatgtttccagggatggggcctccactggctctctgggcaacccgttccagtgtttcacaaccctcattgtaaagaatttcttccttatatctagcctaaacctaccctgttttagtttaaaaccattacccctcgtcctgtcactgttgtctctactaaaaagattgtccccatctttcctataggctccctttaagtactgaaaggctgcaatcaggtctccccgcagccttctcttctccaggctgaacaagcccaactctctcagcctgtcctcataggagaggtgcttcagccctcggatcatttttgtagccctcctttggacccgctccaacaggtccatgtctttcttgtgctgagggctccagagctgaacgcagtactccaggtgaggtctcaccagagcagagtagaggggcagaatcacctctctcgacctgctggccacgcttcttttgatgcagcccaggacacggttggccctctgggctgccagtgcacattgccggctcatgtccagcctttcgtctgtcagtacccccaagtccctctcagcagggctgctctcgatcctttcatcccccatcctgtattgataccggggattaccccgacccaggtgtaggaccttgcacttggctgtgttgaacctcatgaggtacacacagggccacctctccagcttgtccaggtccctctggatggcatgccatccttctggtgtctcgaccgtaccactcagcttggtgtcatctgcaaacttgctgagggcacactcgatgtcgctgtccatgtcattgataaatatattgaacagcaccggtcccagtacggacccctgagggactccactcgtcactggtctccatctggacattgagccgttgaccactaccctttggctgcgaccatccaaccaattccttatccaccgaacggtccacccatcaaatccatggctccccaatttagtgagaaggatgttgtgggggaccgtgtcaaaggcgtTACAAAAATCTCTGTGTAGTCAACCATGCCTACATTTGCTGCTGCCAACAAAGGGAGTGACCAACTAAAAATGCTGATAAGAGGCCTCTAACATGTTCTAAGTGGTGGGAAAGCAGAAGGTGACAGAGAAGCCCTGGAAAGAGTGACTGAGAAAAGCAGGCTGAGTTAAGAAAGCATCTCAAGAGATACAGGGGTGATGTACAGAGATATGAGTGAAGACGGGTGACTGTGGAATATGTGTGCCGGAGAGCAGAAGCAGGTCATCTCTGCAGTTCCTGTGTTGTCTTCCTTTCAGGTCCGGTCGTGCTGGGATGGTAACGCTGCTCTTCAGGGTTGTTCGTACTGAGAGTCTGCTGGGGCTCTGGAAAGGTGTCTCTCCAGTAAGTGGCTGTTTTAACCCTGACTTCTAAAAATAAGTAGATAAATAAACGTACTGTTCATTACTAACTATGGCTGCCTGGATTTAAATAGCCAGGTCTTGTACAATTATGAATAAAACCATGTGATTTAGTTATGAATTCCACTGATTTGGTCATGGCAGTCCCTGTGGTTTTGCAGTCCTGAGCAGCTGAACACTTGAATACTTTTGCAGATGTGGGGTGGCAACTGCACcatcttcattttgttttggaaTATCTTGTCCTAGAAAAGCGCCATTGAGGAATGCATTAAATCCTGGCGTTGTTTGAATCAGTTGGCTCTCAGTGCCATGGATGATTTTTACCTTGTCTTCTGTCTGCAGCCTGTTAGCTTTagtgatatttttgttttctgcaaagctTCCTGTCAAGTTTAACAGTCTCTGAAATGTTCTGTAGTACATTTTGTCTTATGTATGCTTTTTATCTCTTcatctgcttctgtttcttctgaagtCCTTTGCTAGGTGTATTCCTGGGGTTGGGATTTACTTCAGCACTTTGTACGTGATGAAGCAGAAGTTTCTAGTGGACCGTTCACCCACAGCCCTGGAGTCTGTCTTTCTGGGTGCCACTGCACGTGCAGTTTCTGGGGTTTGCATGTTGCCAGTGACTGTGGTAAAGACCCGATATGAGGTGAGTGTGACTTTCTAATTAGTTCTTTGTTAGTGACATCACACGCCTTCCTCgtgatgaaaaagaaattcttctgtCTGGAGAAGGTTGCTGCCACTTGGGTATAGCCAATGATGTGGTCCTGATTTCATCCTGGTTTACGCACTGTGCAGGAAATGCCATGCACTGATATTTAGGCAAAAGGCGTAAGATGAAACAGAATTCACCCCAAGATTTTTAAGTTTCAGTTGTATACAACGTTTGTGTGACATCTTTCATATTTTAACTTCCTGAAGGATGGTTTTAAAGGCTGAGGTGGATGAAACCCACTTTTGCCTTGGGCTGTCCTCTGTGCTGCCATCTTGGGCATCACATGGAGTGCACGCTACCGTTTCTTTGGACGCTGTGGCCTCGGGATGTGTGTAGGGCTCCTTGGCCTGTGCCTGGCACATGGATGACTGACCATTGTCTACCCTTGCAGAGTGGAAGATTTGGCTATGGGAGCGTATATGGAGCTCTGAAGAACATCTATCAGACCGAAGGGACTCGTGGCATGTTCAGTGGGCTCACCGCAACGCTGCTGCGGGATGCGCCCTTCTCTGGCATCTACCTCATGTTCTACACACAGACGAAAAAACTCACACCTCAGGGTAAGGCTGAACATTGGAGGCTGTGAtggaaaatgtttctctttttgtgtCTTGCCCTACAGTTGACTGCCAGCATGCTCTGCTTACTGCCCTCTACCTCACTGGTTAAATTGGTCTCTTGTAGGGCTTTAGgcgagacattcacattttcctgTGGAGAACTGTAGACCTAGAGCTCAGGTCAGTGTAGAAATGGAAATTGGCCCTAAACTGATTTATGAAGACTGATGCATAAGGTGGGTTAGTGAACAGCTGAAAGAGAGGATGTCTTCAGtggtgctttctgctgctggttgTCTTGTATACTGATTAGTTTCCACTAAACCGGGGCTTCTCTGATACAGAGCTGGCTGGGGCCACAGTTGCACAATCTCCTTTTCTGGATTCCTGTCACATTCAGTTCGCCAGCCAGTGAGGTGCTTTAATACTGCTAACTTTTGACTAGCAGCCACTTTTCCCCTTGAAAGGTTTCTCCACCCCACCTGGATTTTAACTTCTGTTAGACTTCAGTGTCAATTTAATCATTCAGTAGCTATTCAATTTGTCACGCAGCATGAGTTTTCCTGGCCTATTTTGTGTCTGAGTGCATTCCCCTTGCTCTGTTGCAGACCAACTGGATCCAGTGCTCATGCCCTTGCTAAATTTTGGCTGTGGAATCTTTGCGGGAATCTTGGCCTCGCTGGCAACGCAGCCTGCTGATGTCATCAAAACACACATGCAGCTGTCCCCCCAAAAGTACCGCAGGACAAGCCAGGCCTTTGCCTTCGTCTACAAGGTGAGGTGAATCCCTTCTAATATGCGCAGTTACAGCCTCGCTTCTGATCTCTGAAGCACAGCTATGTGAAGAAAGTTGTTGCCTTTTAAAAGAGGTGAACAAATGTGACTGCTTGATGTGCTCTTGCAGTCAGGCTAATCAGTGTCAGCATTTTCAGAAGCTGAAGTGGGTCATGCAGTGGGACGGAGACTGAGGCTGAATCTGTTGTTGCTGGTTTATGTGCAGGCCTGTTGAGTAATAACTGGAAAGTACTCTGGTTGGTGGTCTGAAAGCAGTTGGAAGCTTCAGTCTATTCGTTGATTTTCCTTGTAATTAGAGGGGCCACTGTCACTACTCAAATGTGTTTCTTGCCCCTCTTGAATGACTACAAGGCAGTGAATGTGCTCCTTGATTATTCTTGCCATTCCTCAGTCCTCTATCTGTTTTCACAAAATTACCGATGATGGGGAGTTGGAGAGCAAGCTCAGAGTGCTGGAGTACAAAGGTGCGCATATTCCAGCAAGCATCTCTCCACACAGACCCGCCTGATGTTTCAGGCTGGTGAATGATTTCACTTCAGTTCTGTCTGTCATGTGTTGATTCTTGCACCAGTAGTGAAGGAAAGTGCTTAGCTTGTTTCGTCTTAACTTCATTTCAGCTTAGTTTAGTACGTGGGCTTGGAGGAGCTGTGCTTACAGCTGGTGCCACCTCTGGTTTACTGGTGTAGGCACACGGGGGCAAGGGGTTTCTTTAGTATTAGCAAGAAATGCCAGATTCAGATACAAACCAGCTACAAAACAGTTCTTTGCCCTTTGGTCACTAAAACAGAAATGAATGCCCAGATCTGTATCCCAGGAACGGGATGGAGATGTACTCAAAGCCCAcctttcccttcctgccctcagaAGGGCAGATGTTGGCAGGTTTGCTTTGTTTCCATTCTGAACTCTGTTCCTAAATAGGAATATGTTTATTTGTGCATGGTACATTTTTGTCATATCAGAATGGTTTTTTATTTCAATTGTACGAATCTCAGTTTCTACAGTGTGGCTAAGTGACTTTGTAAATATGAAGCTCTAAACCAAAGACAAGTCATTTTCCTGAAGTGTCTTGAAACCGTTACACCATTGCCTTCTCTTTGTTGGGCTTGAGTGTGGCTTTCCCTGTCCATTGTCCCCACCCGGGCATTCCTCTCCCCAGTCACTGCTCTTCCTGCTTTCTTGGGTAGCCCTGCCCTTGCACAGTCCTACAGGTTCTTCCTGAACATTAAATGCTATTTAAGCCTGAGTATTTCAGAAACTGGTCTGATCTGAGTTATACCCTGTGCTGTTCCATGTAGtaaatgatgaaaaaataaaacactagAGGCAGATTGTGATGGGTTACTGTTTGTTTATCTTCTGTTGCAGGACTTCGGGTTGATTGGCTTTTTCCGAGGTGGTGTGCCCCGTGCCCTCAGGCGCACTCTGATGGCAGCAATGGCGTGGACAGTGTATGAACAGATGATGGAAAAAATGGGCTTGAAATCTTGACTGACTTGCACAAGAGATGATgagcttccctcccttccctgcttgCTGTGATCAGCTGGCACTAGGAAGTTCTGAGTTCCACAGAGGGATAAGCCTTGCACAGCCAGGAGGAAGAAAGCCCTTC
Proteins encoded in this window:
- the SLC25A38 gene encoding mitochondrial glycine transporter isoform X1 produces the protein MLWKPSPPRLRAQDAEDQVETSVMHPVLKAFVCGSISGICSTLLFQPLDLLKTRLQTLQPAVNGSGRAGMVTLLFRVVRTESLLGLWKGVSPSFARCIPGVGIYFSTLYVMKQKFLVDRSPTALESVFLGATARAVSGVCMLPVTVVKTRYESGRFGYGSVYGALKNIYQTEGTRGMFSGLTATLLRDAPFSGIYLMFYTQTKKLTPQDQLDPVLMPLLNFGCGIFAGILASLATQPADVIKTHMQLSPQKYRRTSQAFAFVYKDFGLIGFFRGGVPRALRRTLMAAMAWTVYEQMMEKMGLKS
- the SLC25A38 gene encoding mitochondrial glycine transporter isoform X2, whose amino-acid sequence is MPGRRAEMHPVLKAFVCGSISGICSTLLFQPLDLLKTRLQTLQPAVNGSGRAGMVTLLFRVVRTESLLGLWKGVSPSFARCIPGVGIYFSTLYVMKQKFLVDRSPTALESVFLGATARAVSGVCMLPVTVVKTRYESGRFGYGSVYGALKNIYQTEGTRGMFSGLTATLLRDAPFSGIYLMFYTQTKKLTPQDQLDPVLMPLLNFGCGIFAGILASLATQPADVIKTHMQLSPQKYRRTSQAFAFVYKDFGLIGFFRGGVPRALRRTLMAAMAWTVYEQMMEKMGLKS
- the SLC25A38 gene encoding mitochondrial glycine transporter isoform X3, whose product is MHPVLKAFVCGSISGICSTLLFQPLDLLKTRLQTLQPAVNGSGRAGMVTLLFRVVRTESLLGLWKGVSPSFARCIPGVGIYFSTLYVMKQKFLVDRSPTALESVFLGATARAVSGVCMLPVTVVKTRYESGRFGYGSVYGALKNIYQTEGTRGMFSGLTATLLRDAPFSGIYLMFYTQTKKLTPQDQLDPVLMPLLNFGCGIFAGILASLATQPADVIKTHMQLSPQKYRRTSQAFAFVYKDFGLIGFFRGGVPRALRRTLMAAMAWTVYEQMMEKMGLKS